One window of the Rufibacter radiotolerans genome contains the following:
- a CDS encoding Lrp/AsnC ligand binding domain-containing protein → MAQISEIDNLDRKILSMLMQDATRAYTDIAKELQVSGGTVHVRMKKLEDLGVIKGSHLFINPNAVGYDICAFIGIYLEKGSAYQTAVTKMRQVPEIVEMHYTTGQWSMFAKIICRDTLHLREVLNEKIQAIEGVERTETFISLEESITRQVSIL, encoded by the coding sequence ATGGCCCAAATTTCAGAAATTGATAATCTTGATAGAAAAATTCTTTCCATGCTCATGCAAGATGCTACCAGAGCCTATACAGACATAGCGAAAGAACTACAAGTTTCTGGGGGTACCGTACACGTGCGTATGAAGAAACTGGAGGATTTAGGCGTGATCAAAGGGTCACACCTGTTCATAAATCCTAATGCAGTGGGGTATGATATCTGCGCCTTTATTGGCATCTACCTGGAGAAAGGCTCCGCCTACCAGACGGCGGTCACTAAAATGCGTCAGGTACCAGAGATAGTGGAGATGCACTACACCACCGGTCAATGGAGCATGTTTGCCAAAATCATCTGCCGTGACACCCTGCACCTGCGCGAAGTCCTGAACGAGAAGATTCAGGCCATTGAAGGGGTGGAACGCACCGAAACCTTTATTTCTCTGGAAGAGAGCATTACCCGCCAGGTTAGTATTCTGTAA
- the serA gene encoding phosphoglycerate dehydrogenase, whose product MSTHKHFIIDFDSTFTKVEALDELCAICIPDPVRRQKTLAEIQRITDLGMEGEIPLVESLDQRLALLNANKSHLTSLIEHLKSQISESFKTNRAFFEAFKDDIYIISNGFKEFIVPIVRELGVKPENVFANTFTYDEEGNITGFDRTNPLTQNQGKAKQIKALNLPGEVYVIGDGYTDYEIKEAGIADKFYAFTENVSRDSVVDKADHVTPSLDEFLYVNKLPSSLSYPKNRIKVLVLEGIHEQAVNMFKEEGYQVEFMAGALEEEELCEKLQDVSILCIRSKTHVTAKALEHAPRLMAVGAFCIGTNQIDLAKCTERGIVVFNAPYSNTRSVVEMAIGEIIMLSRGLVEKSNRMHAGDWDKSAKGSNEIRGKKLGIIGYGNIGSQLSVLAESLGMDVYFYDVVDKLALGNAKVCHSLAELLALADIVTLHVDGRASNKNIIGTKEFELMKPGVLFLNLARGHVVDIEALAQNIKSGKIRGCAVDVFPHEPKNNQEKFESALRGLPNTLLSPHVGGSTEEAQENIAQYVPSKMIDYVNTGGSYNSVNFPNLQLPALGNAHRLIHIHRNVPGILAKINNVLAENNINILGQYLKTNETIGYVITDVDTQYDRSVIKKLKHIPDTIKSRALY is encoded by the coding sequence ATGAGTACGCACAAGCATTTCATCATTGATTTTGACAGTACGTTCACCAAGGTAGAAGCCCTTGACGAGCTTTGCGCCATCTGCATTCCAGACCCCGTACGCCGGCAAAAAACCCTGGCAGAGATTCAGCGCATCACAGACCTGGGCATGGAAGGCGAGATTCCGCTGGTAGAGTCCCTGGACCAACGCCTGGCCCTGCTTAACGCCAACAAAAGCCATCTCACTTCTTTAATAGAACATCTCAAAAGCCAGATCTCAGAATCCTTTAAGACCAACCGGGCTTTCTTTGAGGCCTTCAAAGACGATATCTACATTATCTCCAACGGCTTTAAAGAGTTCATTGTGCCCATTGTGCGCGAACTGGGCGTGAAGCCCGAAAACGTCTTCGCCAATACTTTCACGTATGATGAGGAAGGCAACATCACCGGGTTTGACCGTACCAATCCGCTCACCCAGAACCAGGGCAAGGCAAAGCAGATCAAAGCCCTGAACCTGCCCGGCGAGGTCTACGTGATTGGCGACGGCTACACTGATTATGAAATAAAGGAAGCCGGCATAGCCGATAAGTTCTACGCCTTCACCGAGAACGTGAGCCGCGACAGCGTGGTAGACAAAGCCGACCACGTAACGCCCAGCCTGGACGAGTTCCTGTACGTGAACAAGCTGCCCAGCTCCCTATCCTACCCCAAGAACCGCATTAAGGTGCTGGTGCTGGAAGGCATTCATGAGCAGGCCGTGAACATGTTCAAAGAGGAAGGCTACCAAGTAGAATTTATGGCCGGCGCCCTGGAAGAGGAAGAACTCTGCGAAAAACTGCAGGATGTTTCCATCCTGTGCATCAGGTCTAAAACCCACGTCACCGCCAAGGCCCTGGAACATGCACCCAGGCTAATGGCGGTGGGCGCCTTCTGCATTGGCACCAACCAGATAGACCTGGCCAAATGCACCGAGCGCGGCATTGTGGTCTTCAACGCCCCCTACAGCAACACCCGCAGCGTGGTAGAAATGGCCATTGGCGAGATCATCATGCTTTCCCGGGGGCTGGTGGAGAAAAGCAACCGCATGCACGCCGGCGACTGGGACAAATCTGCCAAAGGCTCTAATGAGATACGCGGCAAGAAACTGGGCATCATTGGCTACGGCAACATAGGCTCGCAGCTTTCTGTGCTGGCAGAGAGCCTGGGCATGGACGTCTATTTCTATGACGTGGTGGACAAGCTGGCTCTGGGCAACGCCAAAGTGTGCCACTCCCTGGCAGAACTGCTGGCCCTGGCAGATATTGTGACCCTGCACGTAGATGGCCGCGCCTCCAACAAAAACATCATCGGCACTAAGGAATTTGAGCTGATGAAGCCGGGCGTCCTGTTCCTGAACCTGGCCCGCGGCCACGTGGTGGATATTGAGGCGCTGGCCCAGAATATCAAGAGTGGCAAGATACGGGGCTGCGCGGTAGACGTTTTCCCGCATGAGCCCAAGAATAACCAGGAGAAGTTTGAGTCGGCGCTCCGAGGATTACCCAATACCCTTTTGTCTCCGCACGTGGGTGGCAGCACCGAGGAGGCCCAGGAGAACATTGCCCAGTATGTGCCCTCCAAGATGATTGACTACGTGAACACCGGCGGCTCTTACAACAGCGTCAACTTCCCTAACCTGCAATTGCCGGCTTTGGGTAATGCGCACCGGCTTATCCACATTCACCGGAACGTGCCGGGCATTCTGGCCAAAATCAACAACGTGCTGGCTGAGAATAACATCAACATTCTAGGCCAGTACCTGAAAACCAACGAGACCATTGGCTACGTGATCACCGACGTAGACACCCAGTATGACCGCTCCGTGATCAAGAAGCTGAAACACATTCCAGACACCATTAAGTCCCGGGCACTGTATTAA
- a CDS encoding LutB/LldF family L-lactate oxidation iron-sulfur protein, which translates to MGTKLKQFLQDSETKAFDLEHRRKIRFNIGKYNAAVQNGMMAYQHHELARERASFLKTQTINNLDKYLVEFENNFTKRGGKVIWAQNAEEALREIGAIMKRKRAKSVVKSKSMSTEEIHLNDFLEKNGIETVETDLGEYIVQLAGQRPYHIVTPAMHMSKKDISELFTAKLGIPLTDDAQQLVLTARNLLREKYTQAEVGISGANFLIADIGGIAVTENEGNARLSTTFPKTHIAVVGIEKLIPSMVDLDLFWPLLSTSGTGQNVTIYNTILTGPRQPTEKDGPEEMYVILLDNGRTNLLAQPEQREALNCIRCGACLNVCPVYKNIGGHTYETTYSGPIGSVITPHLAGFEENKHLSFASSLCGACTSVCPVKINLHNLLLLNRKQSVDEGLVDKNEKLAFKFWAKGMQNRRLLNIVPASLKNYVFRHVQKDSWSVRREPLEAAPKSFNEMWRKERPKKS; encoded by the coding sequence TTGGGTACTAAACTAAAACAGTTTCTGCAGGACTCAGAGACCAAGGCATTTGACCTGGAGCACCGGCGGAAAATACGCTTCAACATAGGCAAGTACAATGCGGCCGTGCAGAACGGCATGATGGCCTACCAGCACCATGAACTGGCGCGGGAGCGGGCCTCGTTCCTCAAAACCCAGACCATCAATAACCTGGACAAGTACCTGGTGGAGTTTGAGAACAACTTCACCAAGCGGGGCGGCAAGGTCATCTGGGCCCAGAACGCCGAGGAAGCCCTGCGCGAGATTGGCGCCATCATGAAGCGCAAGCGGGCCAAATCGGTGGTGAAGTCAAAGTCCATGAGTACCGAGGAAATTCACCTTAATGATTTTCTGGAGAAGAACGGCATTGAGACCGTAGAGACTGACCTGGGTGAATACATTGTGCAGTTGGCGGGCCAGCGCCCTTACCACATTGTGACCCCGGCCATGCACATGTCCAAGAAAGACATTTCTGAGCTGTTCACCGCCAAACTGGGCATTCCACTCACCGATGACGCCCAGCAACTGGTGCTCACCGCCCGTAACCTGTTGCGCGAGAAATACACCCAGGCTGAGGTTGGCATCAGCGGCGCCAATTTCCTGATAGCCGACATTGGCGGCATAGCCGTGACGGAAAACGAAGGAAACGCGCGGCTGTCCACCACGTTCCCTAAAACGCACATTGCCGTGGTAGGCATTGAGAAGCTTATCCCGTCTATGGTGGACCTGGACCTGTTCTGGCCTTTGCTCAGCACCAGCGGTACCGGGCAGAACGTGACCATTTATAACACCATCTTAACCGGCCCGCGGCAGCCCACTGAGAAAGACGGCCCCGAGGAAATGTATGTGATTCTGCTGGACAACGGCCGCACCAACCTGCTGGCTCAACCCGAGCAACGCGAGGCCCTGAACTGCATCCGCTGCGGCGCTTGCCTGAACGTGTGCCCTGTGTACAAGAACATTGGCGGTCATACCTATGAAACCACCTATAGCGGCCCCATCGGGTCGGTGATCACACCGCACCTGGCCGGGTTTGAGGAGAACAAGCACCTGAGCTTTGCCAGTTCTTTGTGTGGCGCCTGCACCAGCGTGTGCCCGGTAAAGATAAACCTGCATAACCTGCTGCTCTTGAACCGCAAGCAGAGTGTAGACGAAGGCCTGGTAGACAAAAACGAGAAGCTGGCCTTTAAATTCTGGGCGAAGGGCATGCAGAACCGCCGGCTCCTGAACATAGTGCCGGCCTCCCTGAAGAACTATGTGTTCCGCCATGTCCAGAAAGACAGTTGGAGCGTTCGGCGGGAGCCCTTAGAGGCTGCCCCTAAATCTTTTAATGAGATGTGGCGCAAAGAGCGGCCCAAAAAGTCATAG
- a CDS encoding MBL fold metallo-hydrolase produces the protein MQEQLSNVLKQKQEACFAVAPGVMGMEIVFVNLYFVENPDGSWVLIDAGLYGSADRIRRAAEERFGKDNPPKAILLTHGHFDHVGALQTLADIWQVPVFAHPLELPYLTGRSNYPPPDSSVGGGGMAYLSFMYPKKPITFRGRLELLPSDGTVPFLPEWKWLETPGHAPGHVSFFREHDRVLIAGDAFVTRKPESALAVLTQKQEVCGPPAYFTPDWNAARASVRKLAELEPLVAATGHGLPMRGNGLKQGLEELARLFDQLAIPSKGRYVPEPAITDRNGIVHLPPTMNNTVPKVLATAGLVALAGLATYALTKKRSKASTNARVKRTWPGYAGSSSNRSASVVIGKERPLPSQDYSDTVTNNYP, from the coding sequence ATGCAAGAGCAACTAAGCAATGTCCTTAAGCAAAAGCAGGAAGCCTGCTTTGCAGTGGCACCAGGTGTCATGGGCATGGAGATCGTCTTTGTGAACCTGTACTTTGTGGAGAACCCAGACGGGTCCTGGGTGTTGATAGACGCGGGGCTGTACGGCTCCGCCGATAGAATACGCAGGGCCGCCGAAGAGCGGTTTGGCAAAGACAATCCTCCTAAGGCTATCCTCTTAACGCACGGGCACTTTGACCACGTAGGCGCCCTGCAAACGCTGGCAGACATCTGGCAGGTGCCGGTCTTTGCCCACCCCCTGGAACTCCCGTACCTCACGGGCCGCTCCAATTATCCGCCCCCAGATTCTAGCGTGGGCGGCGGCGGCATGGCCTACCTGTCTTTTATGTACCCCAAAAAACCCATCACCTTTAGAGGCAGGCTGGAACTGTTGCCTTCAGACGGCACCGTGCCCTTCCTGCCTGAATGGAAGTGGCTGGAAACCCCGGGCCATGCGCCGGGCCACGTGTCTTTCTTCAGGGAGCATGACCGGGTCTTGATTGCCGGTGATGCCTTTGTAACCCGTAAACCGGAGTCTGCGCTGGCCGTGCTCACCCAGAAACAAGAAGTCTGCGGCCCACCCGCCTATTTCACCCCAGACTGGAACGCCGCCCGCGCCTCGGTGCGCAAACTAGCCGAGCTTGAGCCTTTGGTGGCGGCCACCGGCCACGGCCTGCCTATGAGAGGCAATGGCCTGAAACAAGGCCTGGAGGAGTTGGCGCGCTTATTTGACCAGCTGGCTATCCCTAGCAAAGGACGTTACGTGCCTGAGCCCGCTATCACAGACCGCAACGGCATTGTGCATTTGCCGCCTACCATGAACAACACCGTTCCTAAGGTTCTAGCCACGGCTGGCCTGGTGGCGTTAGCGGGTCTGGCTACCTATGCCTTGACCAAGAAGCGCAGCAAAGCCAGCACCAATGCCCGCGTGAAAAGAACCTGGCCCGGTTACGCCGGCAGTTCTTCTAACCGTTCGGCTTCTGTGGTGATTGGCAAAGAGCGTCCGCTGCCCAGCCAGGACTACAGTGACACGGTTACCAACAACTACCCGTAA
- a CDS encoding PRC-barrel domain-containing protein, which produces MANDSMARLTALHDLKDFKVADDNLDVRGWEVIGSDGQRIGKVDDLIVDRELMKVRYLDIDVDKNRVLPDTDARHILLPIGAAQLDDDSDQVFVAMDQTALSRFPFYRGGTVDPEYEYRVMHAITSPNENYISSSAAPMAAPSADFYSREHFDENRFYRNRSRRDAQSRPHDTQTTHYQTTGASQGVGGSPPIQEDIATIERLRQMLEQGTITQEEFSALKRKAIGI; this is translated from the coding sequence ATGGCAAACGATTCAATGGCAAGGCTTACGGCTCTGCATGATCTTAAAGACTTTAAAGTTGCCGATGACAACCTTGATGTAAGAGGTTGGGAAGTAATTGGCTCAGACGGACAGCGCATAGGCAAAGTAGATGACCTGATTGTGGACCGCGAACTCATGAAAGTACGCTACCTGGATATTGACGTAGACAAAAACCGGGTGCTGCCAGACACAGATGCCCGTCATATCTTACTACCTATTGGTGCCGCCCAGTTAGATGATGACAGCGACCAGGTATTTGTGGCCATGGACCAGACGGCACTGTCCCGGTTTCCGTTTTATAGGGGAGGCACGGTAGATCCTGAGTATGAATACCGGGTCATGCATGCCATTACCAGCCCCAATGAAAACTATATCTCGTCATCGGCGGCGCCCATGGCAGCCCCCAGCGCAGATTTCTACAGCCGCGAGCATTTTGATGAAAACCGGTTCTACCGTAACAGAAGCCGGCGCGATGCCCAGTCACGGCCGCATGACACCCAGACCACCCACTACCAGACCACAGGCGCAAGCCAAGGCGTAGGCGGCAGCCCCCCCATACAGGAAGATATTGCCACCATTGAGCGCTTGCGCCAGATGCTGGAGCAAGGCACTATTACGCAGGAAGAATTCTCGGCCCTCAAGCGGAAAGCCATTGGCATTTAA
- a CDS encoding glycerophosphodiester phosphodiesterase: protein MRESLRWMHPWWRQAALPFLLLILSACGSSGTPDKVILYKKQARQVKVIAHRGASGLAPENTLAAVKKALETSADFIEIDIHLSKDGEVVVIHDATVDRTTTGAGRVSDLTLKELKALDAGIKHDSSFAGERIPTLGQVLRAVKGKKKLLIELKKGEEDYYEGLEEKTLQLIRDNRAEEWCVLQSFYDPILERIWKADFVIPTHKLIIGKIPFLPIFIDHELKFGGFDRYSEVAAINVHRYFASKSFIKSLHNQGFKTFIWTEDKPKNIQRLFQMGADGVMTNHPELIERQ, encoded by the coding sequence ATGCGCGAAAGCTTACGTTGGATGCACCCTTGGTGGCGGCAGGCGGCCCTGCCGTTCCTGCTCCTCATTCTATCTGCATGCGGTTCTTCCGGCACCCCAGATAAAGTAATTCTCTATAAAAAGCAGGCCCGCCAGGTAAAGGTCATCGCCCATAGGGGCGCCTCTGGGCTGGCTCCGGAGAACACGCTGGCCGCCGTGAAAAAGGCCCTGGAAACCTCCGCCGATTTTATTGAGATAGACATTCACCTGAGCAAAGACGGGGAGGTGGTGGTGATCCATGACGCCACCGTTGACCGCACCACCACCGGTGCCGGACGCGTCTCTGACCTTACCCTAAAGGAACTGAAAGCCCTGGACGCCGGCATCAAGCACGACTCTTCCTTTGCCGGAGAGCGCATCCCTACCCTGGGGCAGGTGCTGCGGGCCGTAAAAGGCAAAAAGAAACTGCTCATAGAGCTTAAGAAAGGCGAAGAAGATTACTACGAAGGTCTGGAGGAAAAGACCCTCCAGCTCATACGGGACAACCGCGCCGAAGAATGGTGCGTGCTCCAGTCTTTCTATGACCCCATTCTGGAACGCATCTGGAAAGCCGACTTCGTTATCCCCACCCACAAACTCATCATCGGGAAGATCCCGTTCCTGCCCATCTTCATTGACCACGAACTCAAGTTCGGGGGCTTTGACCGTTACTCAGAAGTGGCCGCCATCAACGTGCACCGCTATTTCGCCTCCAAGTCCTTCATCAAGTCCCTCCATAACCAAGGCTTCAAGACCTTCATCTGGACCGAAGACAAGCCCAAGAATATCCAACGGCTCTTCCAGATGGGCGCCGACGGCGTCATGACCAACCACCCAGAACTGATTGAACGGCAATAG
- a CDS encoding aminotransferase class V-fold PLP-dependent enzyme: protein MVYFTPGPAQLYPTVAGHLQTALDKQIFSQSHRSQAFKDLYQRADVALRALFGLPDDYAIYFTGSATEIWERSLQSLTAQNTFHLVNGSFSKKYLDHAKWLGRNAQVAEVPFGQGFYAQDLQVPAGTELLAVTQNETSSGVCMPVTDLHTLRQAFPEPLLSVDMVSGAPYAAIDFSKIDMAFFSVQKGFGLPAGLGVWLVNERCRQKAATLEGRQYTGGHYSIAALQDQYQQFQTPCTPNVLGIYLLTHVVEDMLAKGIDVIRKETEAKAQQLYSFLEESEHFAPFVSEPAHRSPTVVVANVLDKPASEVITALKAKGLVVGSGYGAFKDKQIRIANFPAIYQEKIDILVNELGIL, encoded by the coding sequence ATGGTTTACTTTACCCCCGGCCCGGCTCAGCTTTACCCTACCGTGGCAGGCCATCTGCAGACGGCTTTAGACAAACAGATCTTTTCGCAATCGCACCGCAGCCAGGCGTTCAAAGATCTGTACCAGCGAGCAGATGTGGCGTTGCGGGCGCTGTTTGGGTTACCCGATGATTACGCCATTTACTTTACGGGCTCGGCCACGGAGATCTGGGAACGGAGCCTGCAGAGCCTCACCGCCCAAAACACGTTTCACCTGGTCAACGGCTCCTTCTCCAAAAAGTACCTGGACCACGCCAAATGGCTGGGGCGCAACGCGCAGGTAGCCGAGGTGCCGTTCGGGCAGGGCTTCTACGCCCAGGACCTGCAGGTACCCGCGGGCACCGAGCTGCTGGCCGTCACCCAGAACGAAACCAGTTCCGGCGTGTGCATGCCCGTAACTGACCTCCACACCTTGCGGCAGGCGTTCCCGGAGCCCTTACTTTCTGTGGATATGGTGTCCGGGGCCCCGTATGCGGCCATTGACTTCTCTAAAATAGACATGGCGTTCTTTTCGGTACAGAAAGGCTTCGGCTTGCCGGCAGGTTTGGGCGTGTGGCTGGTAAATGAGCGGTGTCGGCAGAAGGCCGCTACGCTGGAAGGCAGGCAATACACCGGCGGCCATTACAGCATTGCTGCTTTACAGGACCAGTACCAGCAGTTCCAGACGCCCTGCACCCCCAATGTGCTGGGCATTTACCTGCTCACGCACGTGGTGGAAGACATGCTGGCCAAGGGAATTGACGTCATCAGAAAAGAAACCGAAGCCAAAGCGCAGCAACTCTACAGTTTCCTGGAAGAGAGCGAACACTTCGCCCCTTTTGTGTCTGAACCCGCGCATCGTTCGCCCACGGTGGTGGTGGCCAACGTGCTGGACAAACCCGCCTCTGAAGTGATTACCGCCCTGAAGGCGAAGGGGTTAGTGGTAGGATCTGGCTATGGCGCCTTTAAAGACAAACAAATTAGGATTGCCAATTTTCCTGCAATATATCAAGAGAAAATTGACATATTGGTTAATGAGCTGGGAATTTTATAG